In Vigna angularis cultivar LongXiaoDou No.4 chromosome 8, ASM1680809v1, whole genome shotgun sequence, the DNA window tttcttttccttccctTACTTCCAAAAGTGGGAGCATCTCAATCTCACTTACCTCATTATCTTCATCCACCACCATATATAGACAGTACTAccatttcatttttcacttctctctctctatatattatcatttttatgctttatataataataattataataattgtacAAGTAGTACACATTATTATCAGCTAGCTGTAGCACTTCAATATCTGGCATATCAAAGGTTCACTTCTCCTGCTCAAAAATAGACATGGAATCTGAGAGGCCTAACACTACTATTGAGACCTACGAACACCAACACCAACTACAACAAGAAGACGATgacgaggaagaagaagaagaagaagaaaacaatgagATCCTCAAGAGAAGAATCTCCAGCCACCCTCTCTATGGACTGCTGGTTGAAGCTCACCTCGACTGTTTGAAGGTTCCTTCTCTCTTTTCCTTTCAACTCCTTCCTTCTTACTAATTCTGTTTACTGTTTTCAACCTCCACTTTGTGTTTCATCACTGTATGCCATATATCATGCTTGATTTCTCAGAAAAGTAATTGTATCAAACTGTAAGATGTGATTCCAAACgatatgcttttttttttccattcgAATGTGAGTCAGTGTTTAAGAGGGAACTGTTTTCTCTTGCCCTTTCGAAGGACTCTTTCATCCCTTCTTGGATCATGATAAATGACCAAGGATTATCTTTCGGATCGAGTTCTTTTCTTCCAATATAACATAGTGAATGGAGCAGATTCGTATATATATATCTGCAGGCTGAAGTTCAACTCCGGTTTGGCCAAACtggttaattttataattaaattgtatcTTAAAAGTTGTGATTATATGAATGATTTAAAGGTCCGATAAAAAGTGGAAAAAGTAAGTTTACTCCCCAAATCCAAACCCAGCAGATTTAAACATTTATCGGTGATAAGTGGGTAGATTATGTGTGAGTCGTTGGTTATGCATGTCTTTTTGTGTGTGTTGGTGGGTGAAGTAGTTCACATAGAAAACCAAAAGCTTGTCCGCATCATTTGAAACGAATACTGACCTTTCTTGAAAGTGAAGTTTTTCTTATCATCAACCGCTTTACCGATTGATAAACAGTGGACCGATTAACTTGTTGCTGCACATTGTGTACAAAAGATATCAGGAAGATCAAAGGATCTTCGTTCTTTTAATTTAAGCACGAACCTTTAAAGATAATGGTTTTAGAACTTTTGTTCAGGTCGGTGACATTTCCAACCTGCAGAGAGAGCTGAAGATAGATCAGATGCAAGCAACAGAGAAGCAAAACTTGGGCATGTTCAGCCAATCTGAGCTCGATCTCTTCATGGTAAGACTAACACAACACACTCTCTCACTTCCTCACCTGTTTGGCTTGGTTTACACAAACATcaatgtatgtatgtatgaatGAATGCTTTTATGGGATATGATGATGAAGTACCGTACGAAAAGTCAGTCAAATATATAACCTAACACATCATGTGGGAACtgaattatgttaattttgatGGACACTTCATGGTTGCCTAAAGCATGTGCTTCCTGCTTGAAAGATACTACTCTCAGAAATGCTCATAGTTTTTTGTTCCAATTCCATGACTGTGACACTTTTTCCTATCTCTCTCTGTGTTTGTGCTAGCTAGTGTTCAGATGCTATCTTTTCACATTTACTTTAGGCCGCAAAGCTCATTAGAGTATGGTTATTACTCACCGTATAATTGTCATAACCACCACTTATATTTTTCTCATCAAAACTTGTCGTaaagattttattttccttGAATTCTCCACACCTGTCTATGTTTCGGGCTTAGATTTTATATGTACTTACCTTTACAGTATTAGTTAATAGaaagaaatgatgaaaaatgGATGAATATAAGATTAAAACCAGTAATTTTTACACAAGATGAAAGTAATGATTAAACTTTTTGAAGGTGTTAGGTCTAATGGTAAAACTTTGAATAGAGAAAATGGTAGGTGAAGGTAGCAGTATCCGAAGAGTGTTGATAATCCAACATATCATAAATGTGGAATGCAATGGTTGCATTAAATAATAGTGAGAAAAGTTCTGGGATGAGTTTGTGAAAAAACTTTATGACACAAGTAGTATCACTTTGttatactcctttgaatggactGCACACCATCTCTTTGAATTGCTCATTTTTAGGAGACATATTAGACCCCACACTTCAACCTACATATACTTCTCCAAACTTTTATCATTCTTCAAACACTTTagatacaatatatatatacactttagGTAAGCATTGCTCATTACCAACTCTGAGTGTGTAAAATGTTGATGGATGCAGGAAGCATATTGCTTGGCACTTGGGAAGCTTAAAGAAGCAATGGTGGAACCACAACAGAAGTCCATGGCTTTCATAAACAACATGCATTCTCAACTTAGAGAGATCACTAACCCAACTTT includes these proteins:
- the LOC108318736 gene encoding homeobox protein knotted-1-like 1 isoform X1, translated to MESERPNTTIETYEHQHQLQQEDDDEEEEEEEENNEILKRRISSHPLYGLLVEAHLDCLKVGDISNLQRELKIDQMQATEKQNLGMFSQSELDLFMEAYCLALGKLKEAMVEPQQKSMAFINNMHSQLREITNPTLPAPSSEPAPPSASSSHCKFSIN
- the LOC108318736 gene encoding homeobox protein knotted-1-like 1 isoform X2, which produces MESERPNTTIETYEHQHQLQQEDDDEEEEEEEENNEILKRRISSHPLYGLLVEAHLDCLKRELKIDQMQATEKQNLGMFSQSELDLFMEAYCLALGKLKEAMVEPQQKSMAFINNMHSQLREITNPTLPAPSSEPAPPSASSSHCKFSIN